One genomic window of Solanum dulcamara chromosome 10, daSolDulc1.2, whole genome shotgun sequence includes the following:
- the LOC129870820 gene encoding uncharacterized protein LOC129870820 — protein MSNSTSSLFTTPSQFLLQCSNPLIPSAKLSIKIRASVSSSSSSAAAGVDLSTLQTAISKKDSNAVKEALDQLVEVGWSKQWSSQPYVSRRTTSLRELTTLGIKNAENLAIPSVRNDAAFLFTVVGTTGFLGVLAGQLPGDWGFFVPYLIGSISLVVLGIGSTSPGLLQAAIDGFSSLFPDYQERIARHEAAHFLVSYLIGLPILGYSLDIGKEHVNLIDERLEKLIYSGQLDSKELDRLAVVAMAGLAAEGLKYDKVVGQSADLFTLQRFLNRSKPSLSKDQQQNLTRWAVLFAASLLKNNSKLHEALITAMTNKASVVECIEAIEKAA, from the exons ATGTCAAATTCTACATCATCTCTCTTCACTACACCTTCTCAATTTTTGTTGCAATGTAGTAATCCATTAATCCCTTCTGcaaaattgagcatcaaaatTCGAGCAtcagtttcttcttcttcttcatcagcTGCTGCTGGTGTTGATTTATCCACCCTCCAAACAGCTATTTCTAAG AAAGATAGTAATGCTGTCAAAGAGGCGCTTGATCAGCTAGTTGAAGTTGGTTGGTCCAAACAGTGGAGTTCTCAACCATATGTGTCACGTCGAACG ACATCTCTTAGAGAGCTGACAACTCTCGGAATAAAAAACGCAGAGAACCTTGCAATCCCAAGTGTCAGAAATGAT GCAGCTTTTCTCTTTACGGTGGTAGGCACAACAGGGTTTTTGGGTGTTCTTGCTGGCCAACTTCCTGGT GATTGGGGTTTCTTCGTTCCATACTTGATCGGAAGCATATCTTTAGTGGTTTTGGGAATTGGAAGTACTTCCCCAGG GCTCCTTCAGGCCGCCATTGATGGATTTTCATCGCTTTTTCCTGATTACCAGGAAAGAATTGCCAGACACGAAGCAGCTCATTTCTTAG TTTCCTACCTAATTGGTCTTCCCATCCTTGGATATTCACTGGATATTGGGAAAGAGCATGTCAATTTAATTGATGAAAGGCTGGAAAAGCTTATATACAGTGGGCAGCTTGACTCAAAAGAACTTGACCG GTTGGCAGTGGTAGCGATGGCCGGGCTGGCAGCAGAAGGGCTAAAGTATGATAAAGTTGTTGGTCAATCAGCTGACCTTTTCACTCTTCAG AGATTTCTAAACAGGAGCAAGCCGTCGCTAAGCAAAGATCAGCAACAGAACCTTACAAGATGGGCG GTTCTATTTGCTGCTTCACTACTGAAAAATAATAGCAAGCTTCATGAAGCCCTAATAACGGCAATGACAAACAAGGCATCGGTTGTAGAATGCATAGAAGCAATTGAGAAAGCAGCTTGA